Within the Glycine max cultivar Williams 82 chromosome 12, Glycine_max_v4.0, whole genome shotgun sequence genome, the region TTGTTCGAGTTTGGACACGTTAGTTTTCAAAATAGTCAGGGTACAAGGGAGTTAGaacaaattttacaaatataattaaatttcacttGGAAAAACATAAATCATGTAGAACTTTTACAAGGATGGAAGTACACTTACACTTCTAAGGTATGAGGAAGCAATGCGCTATGTAGGACTATGCACATAGCAGGGAAAGCAATGTAGGACTATGTGCAtgataaaactaattattttgaCTGTCCACATAGCAGTGTAAGTGTATTAACaagtgaaatatttttaatttaacacaGAAAATTTACATGCATTAAcaagtgaaaaataaagaaaatgttaaAGAGTATGACATAGCAGAGTATTTTAATCAATCAAGCAGTTGGGTATGAGGAATCCAGGGCAATGCCGCATAGTCCTTCTTGGGCATCCATGGCAGCAAATACTGCTCGTACGTAaaagaataaagataaaattgaaggaaaagagaaagcaaTGTAAAGCTCATATACTAGGTAGATGTAATAATGTATGAAGTAATTTAgtgtatgaaaaatgaaaaagattacATGCAGCGATGACAATGCAAAAGAAAGTAAATTTGAAACACAAATTATGATTACAAGGCTTAATTTCTAAGCAGTTGGGTACGAGGCATCCATCCCTAATAAATATGAAACCAGTACCTTTTTATTCCTTCTCTCATGTGACATTTGTTAACTACATAATACTTTATGTGTGTAAACATGAGCAACCATGAACTCTCTAGCTAAAGGATTTACCAAATTAAGATGATTCAAAGTTcgttttgataatgacaaagcCGGTGACTGGTGCACTCTCTGTTACAGAGTCGAAACCAAAGCCAAAGGATTGAAGTTATTAGAAGACATTTGAAGAAATTAGTCTAGGATCGCAGGTAACTTTTTAAACTCCCTACTCATCTATTATAGTACTTGATCCAATATCTACGACCTTAAATTTGAATCAAGGTGTCTAATGAAGTGTTTAAAAAACCACACCAAAACTAAAATAGGCTTAGGATCACAAAACAAGCCAGTTGGAGCATGAAGAGTTTTGAGACTTGAGTCTGCAAATAAGGGACTTGAGTCCAATGCATGAAGCCAAAATCAAGTCTGGCTGTGAAAACCCGGTATTAATGAATGGAATTAGTAGACTCAAGTCCCACAAGCTGGGATGCTTAAAGGCACATGTtagacaaaatattatttattaagataaattaaaacatgtattattatataacataattgtttaaaacttataatttttaaaaaatataatatcggACCAGGTTTGGATGGCATAAAGTATAACATGAATCCCTTCTGAAAATACACTCGACCTATTTTATTACATTGAAACCCATCAAAAGTCCTTTTGAATCAGGTCGAGTCAGTAGAATGAGAAAAATGGTAAACACCTTAGCTAAGATTTTTATTACGAGTATAAAAGGGATATAAAAATAAGGGACATAGCTTGCATTTTTCAAAGCAACAACTTACCTATctgtaattttatttgatgaaagaatttgaaaaagtATCTTAAAAATTCTGTGCagctaaaacttatttttaactttaagaATTAAccatatatattgttatttctgaaaaaaatgcaatattttttaGTGAAACTGTACTTGGGTCCATACACAAGTTCATGGTTTTGAGTgtcattggaaaaaaaaaagttaaaatatatttttcattttcataaaaatgaaaatattcaaaatctgttcctataaaatttttaatagtatttttattttcacaaaattaaaatctattaCTTGTTTGCTCAGTTTGCTCAGTCCTAAGTTCACATATATCCAAACCGacgatttttaatttaaatttcagaaaataatttccaaagaTGAAAAGTCCgcacaaaattaaaagaaactgTCACAAATTTATAAATCCATCTTCCCTAATTCTTCAGCTTCTTCTAACACAAGTGCTCTGCCTTAGTCTGGTTTCATCATGTCTTGGTATCCAACTTGCTTTTGCCAGCATAATTGGTCAGGTCTTCCCTCTTCGAGGATTATTTACATAATTGTGGCCTCGTGGAGCAGCTTGACTAAGAAGGAGGCGTCCATCTTATAATGGCTCCCAGACAATATGAAAACTCAATAATCAGTAACCCACATAAAATATTGAAAcgaaataatacaaataatgaaattaaacatttgtagattaacaaaaaaaaaaaagctatcaAAACTTGAAGCACTCATTATTGATTCCTGCTAAATCAGAAACATTAATTTTACTCTATTTCAaagatttaataatttcttgtaTGGATGCTAGGTACATGCTTTGAGAGGTACTGATATCCAAAGGGACACCCGTGTTGTTTCCAGATTCATTGATAAGAGAAGCACACATAGAAAAACCATGTCTAAGACAACCTTCTTCAATTAagccataaaaaaatatctgtGGTCACTTGTATGTCAATTGGTTCTTCTTGTGCAGTCACCACCAGCATTCAACAACCTCCACACCGTAAATGCAGCAGCATTGACACATAGGTTTAAATCAACCAAGTCTAACTCCAGACCATATATAAAGTAATATATTTCAACTTTgcgaaaaagaaagaacaactcaaAATTATGCaaggattaaaaaagaaaagaaagaacaactcaTTTATACTAGGTAGATGTAATAATGTATGAAGTAATTtagtgtataaaaaattaaaaatattacaagcaGCGATGACAATGCAAAAGAAAGTAAACTTGAAACACAAATTatgattacaaggcttaaattCTAAGCAGTTGGGTACGAGGCATCCATGGCAATCCCACATAGGCCTTCTTGGGCATCTGTGCCTCGTTGCATTCTTATGTAACCTTCTTCACCCCATTGTGTGCCCCATGAATTCTTCACAATCCAATATTGAGTGCCATCATCAGTGCTACCATAACCAACTGCAGTAACGCCATGGTCTAGTTGAGTCCCACATTGTCCTGTGAAAACCCCACTTGAGTAGAACTGGAAAGCGGATCCTCCGGCATCAATGGTAACTGACACGGGTTGGTTTGCAACAGCTTTCTGCAGTGCATCCTCACTGTTAGCAGGTACTGTTTCATATCCCTTTATTTGAGCTGCAGGAGAAGCCTCTTTGTTTGCGTCACAAGTTCCGTCAACTGCTGTGTAGGGGTAGTTTGCCTCACTGCTGATTCCACcgttttttataatgaactcaaacCCACCTTCCATGTAACCTCCATCACAACCATGATCCACGCTGTCGCAATCCACTAACTCTTGCTCCGAAAGGGACATTAACATACTTGTAGTTATTTGGTAGATACCTTCTGTTGCCGCAACCGTTGAAAATGCCCAGCAGCTACCtgttaatttacaaattaaccAATATTAATTAATGCCATCATAACAGTGatatatagaaaagaaaatagtatcACTTTCATTTATGGTTGATTTTCTGTATTAACCGAGGGAGTCTAGCTCAGTTGGTTGAGCAGGACACCTGAGTTGTTGTAAACTCCCTGTTATCTGCCTTCGATTCTTACTGATAAAAGAAATTCTGTTACTTAATTACCACATTGGCCTTGGTCCTTGACTGCTGTGACAGCTCCATTTTCCCTCCAATCCACTGCATTCGGAACACCAGTGACGTTTTCATACTTGAATGGTGTTTGTGAATGTGATCCCTTGTGTTTGTATCCATTATGGGAAGCCAC harbors:
- the LOC100817340 gene encoding ervatamin-B; translation: MASIGKKQHILALVLLLSICTSQVMSRNLHEASMSERHEQWMKKYGKVYKDAAEKQKRLLIFKDNVEFIESFNAAGNRPYKLSINHLADQTNEEFVASHNGYKHKGSHSQTPFKYENVTGVPNAVDWRENGAVTAVKDQGQCGSCWAFSTVAATEGIYQITTSMLMSLSEQELVDCDSVDHGCDGGYMEGGFEFIIKNGGISSEANYPYTAVDGTCDANKEASPAAQIKGYETVPANSEDALQKAVANQPVSVTIDAGGSAFQFYSSGVFTGQCGTQLDHGVTAVGYGSTDDGTQYWIVKNSWGTQWGEEGYIRMQRGTDAQEGLCGIAMDASYPTA